The following are from one region of the Mycolicibacterium diernhoferi genome:
- a CDS encoding protein kinase domain-containing protein, translated as MTARVGVTLSGRYRLQRLIATGGMGQVWEGLDTRLGRQVAIKVLKAEFSEDSEFVERFRAEARTVAMLNHPGIASVYDYGETEMDAGEGRTAYLVMELVNGEPLNSVIKRTGRLSLRHALDMLEQTGRALQVAHTAGLVHRDVKPGNILITPTGQVKLTDFGIAKAVDAAPVTQTGMVMGTAQYIAPEQALGRDATAASDVYSLGVVGYESLSGKRPFTGDGALTVAMKHIKETPPPLPPDLPPNVRELIEITLAKEPNQRYRSGGPFADAVAAVRAGRRPPRPNSAPTIGRAAPAAIPSVTQARAAAAAEYRPPVTAARPRATTGSHRPPPPRRTFSPGQRALLWAAGVLGALAIVIAVLIVVNAQDQRDRPVQQETSTSTTVIGVPAEPPPSENP; from the coding sequence ATGACGGCCCGGGTGGGAGTGACGCTGTCCGGCCGCTACCGGCTGCAGCGCCTCATCGCCACCGGCGGTATGGGGCAGGTGTGGGAGGGACTCGACACCCGCCTCGGCCGCCAGGTCGCGATCAAGGTGCTCAAGGCAGAGTTCTCCGAGGACTCCGAGTTCGTCGAGCGGTTCCGCGCCGAGGCGCGCACCGTCGCGATGCTCAACCACCCCGGGATCGCCAGTGTCTACGACTACGGCGAGACCGAGATGGACGCCGGCGAGGGCCGCACCGCCTACCTGGTGATGGAACTGGTCAACGGCGAACCGCTGAACTCCGTCATCAAGCGCACCGGGCGGCTGTCGCTGCGGCACGCCCTGGACATGCTGGAGCAGACCGGCCGCGCCCTGCAGGTCGCGCACACCGCCGGACTGGTGCACCGCGACGTCAAGCCCGGCAACATCCTGATCACCCCGACCGGCCAGGTGAAGCTCACCGACTTCGGTATCGCCAAGGCCGTCGACGCCGCGCCGGTCACCCAGACCGGCATGGTGATGGGCACCGCCCAGTACATCGCGCCGGAACAGGCGCTGGGCCGCGACGCCACCGCCGCCTCCGACGTCTACTCGCTCGGTGTGGTCGGCTACGAGTCGCTGTCGGGCAAGCGCCCGTTCACCGGTGACGGCGCCCTGACCGTCGCGATGAAGCACATCAAGGAGACCCCGCCGCCGCTGCCGCCGGATCTGCCGCCCAATGTGCGCGAGCTCATCGAGATCACGCTGGCCAAGGAACCCAACCAGCGGTACCGCTCGGGTGGGCCGTTCGCCGACGCCGTGGCCGCCGTGCGGGCCGGACGCCGGCCCCCGCGCCCGAACTCCGCACCGACGATCGGCCGGGCCGCACCCGCGGCGATCCCGTCGGTCACCCAGGCCCGTGCCGCGGCCGCCGCCGAATACCGGCCGCCCGTGACGGCGGCCCGGCCCCGCGCAACCACCGGAAGCCACCGTCCGCCGCCGCCACGCCGGACGTTCTCACCCGGTCAGCGCGCCCTGCTGTGGGCCGCCGGGGTGCTCGGCGCCCTGGCCATCGTCATCGCGGTGCTGATCGTGGTGAACGCGCAGGACCAGCGGGACCGCCCGGTGCAGCAGGAGACGTCGACGAGCACCACCGTCATCGGAGTGCCCGCCGAACCACCCCCGAGCGAGAACCCGTGA
- the pbpA gene encoding D,D-transpeptidase PbpA — MNTSLRRLSGVFMALIVILLANATFTQVFTADGYRADPRNQRVLLDEYSRQRGQITAGGQLLAYSVSTDGRLRFLRVYPNPEAYAPVTGFYSLGYSSTGLERAEDQVLNGSDERLFGKRLADFFTGRDPRGGNVDTTVRPDVQEAAWEAMEQGCDGKPCKGAVVALEPSTGKILAMVSSPSYDPNGLASHDGAVQTATWEQLRDDPNDPLVNRAISETYPPGSTFKVITTATALQDGATPDTQLTAAPRIPLPDSTATLENYGGAACGNRPTASLREAFARSCNTAFVELGIDTGAEKLRSTAEAFGLDSAPAPIPLQVAESTVGPIGDAAALGMSSIGQRDVAMTPLQNAMVAATIANDGVTMTPYLVDTLKGPDLSNIATTAPTELRRAVSPQVAATLTDLMVGAEQVTQQKGAIAGVQIASKTGTAEHGTDPRNTPPHAWYIAFAPAQAPKVAVAVLVENGGDRMNATGGAVAAPIGRATIAAALREAS; from the coding sequence ATGAACACCTCCCTGCGCCGACTCTCGGGCGTCTTCATGGCACTGATCGTGATACTGCTCGCCAACGCCACCTTCACCCAGGTGTTCACCGCCGACGGTTACCGCGCCGACCCGCGCAACCAGCGGGTGCTGCTCGACGAATACTCGCGCCAGCGCGGCCAGATCACCGCGGGCGGCCAGCTGCTGGCCTACTCGGTGTCCACCGACGGCCGGCTGCGGTTCCTGCGGGTGTATCCCAACCCGGAGGCCTACGCCCCGGTCACCGGCTTCTACTCGCTGGGCTACTCCAGCACCGGTCTGGAGCGCGCCGAGGACCAGGTGCTCAACGGCTCCGACGAGCGCCTGTTCGGCAAGCGGCTGGCGGACTTCTTCACCGGCCGGGACCCGCGCGGTGGCAACGTGGACACCACCGTGCGCCCGGACGTCCAGGAAGCCGCCTGGGAGGCCATGGAGCAGGGCTGCGACGGCAAACCGTGCAAGGGCGCCGTGGTCGCGCTGGAGCCGTCCACCGGGAAGATCCTGGCGATGGTGTCCTCACCGTCCTACGACCCGAACGGGCTGGCCAGCCACGACGGCGCCGTCCAGACGGCCACCTGGGAGCAGCTGCGCGACGACCCGAACGACCCGCTGGTCAACCGGGCGATCTCGGAGACCTACCCGCCGGGCTCCACGTTCAAGGTGATCACCACCGCCACCGCGCTGCAGGACGGGGCCACCCCGGACACCCAGCTGACCGCCGCCCCGCGCATCCCGCTGCCCGACAGCACCGCCACCCTGGAGAACTACGGGGGAGCGGCCTGCGGGAACCGCCCGACCGCCTCGCTGCGCGAGGCCTTCGCCCGGTCCTGCAACACCGCGTTCGTCGAACTCGGCATCGACACGGGCGCCGAGAAGCTGCGCTCCACCGCCGAGGCGTTCGGCCTGGACTCCGCGCCGGCCCCGATCCCGCTGCAGGTCGCCGAGTCCACCGTCGGCCCGATCGGCGATGCGGCCGCGCTCGGAATGTCCAGCATCGGGCAGCGCGATGTCGCGATGACCCCGCTGCAGAACGCCATGGTCGCCGCGACCATCGCCAACGACGGCGTCACCATGACCCCGTATCTGGTCGATACCCTCAAGGGACCGGACCTGTCCAATATCGCCACCACCGCACCCACCGAACTGCGACGCGCGGTGTCACCGCAGGTCGCGGCTACACTTACGGATTTGATGGTCGGCGCCGAGCAGGTGACGCAGCAGAAGGGAGCCATCGCCGGCGTGCAGATCGCATCCAAAACGGGCACCGCCGAGCACGGCACGGATCCCCGCAACACCCCGCCCCACGCCTGGTACATCGCGTTTGCCCCGGCGCAAGCCCCCAAGGTGGCCGTCGCGGTCCTCGTGGAGAATGGCGGAGACCGAATGAACGCCACCGGCGGCGCAGTGGCCGCCCCGATCGGGCGGGCCACCATCGCCGCCGCTCTCCGGGAGGCATCATGA